The genomic interval CATGCGGCAGGAGTAACATTCGGACCGCCGCAGGATGGCGAGCGAACAACACGCCCCGGGAACGGGGCGTGTTGTTTTAAGCTGGCGGCTGTAACCAGCGTTTGTCGGCCGCCACCTGGACAGGGTGTTGAAAAACGGAGCGAGCGCAGTAGATCAGGGTGCGGATGCTCTTTGACAGCAAATCCCGGCGGTTCCCTTATTTCCCCGGAATCTTCAGCTTCTGTCCCGGATGGATCAAATCCGGATTCTTGATCTGATCCTTGTTGGCTTCATATATTTTTTGCCAGGTGAGGCCCGGATAGTTCTTTGCGATCTTCGATAGCGAATCGCCCTTCTGCACCGTGTAAGTCGTTTCCGTGGCAGTTCCCGTCTTTGCCGTCGGGGCCGGCGCAACGTCGATATTCATGACAACATCTGCAGCGCGCATGTCGGGATCGATTTCACCGTAGATGTCCCAGAGCCGTTGTTTGACGGCCTCGCTGGGCGCTTTGCCGGTGACATAAAGCACACCGTCCTGTTCGCGCGCGGAGAAATCCGCGACCTTGTCCTGCCTGGCGCTAATGATGAGTTTCTGGTACTTGTCGGTCAATGCCATGATCGTTTTCTCCGCGCTTATTTGATGGTCATTTCGTTGACGACTTTCTTCGGCTTGGCTTCATTGGCTGCCTTCATTGCATCCTGCAATTGCGCGCGTTTGATGTCGCCCGTCAGCTTGACCTCGCCGTTTTGCACCTGAACGTCGACTCCGCTGACGCCAACCTTTTCCAGGTTCGCGGTGACGGCATTTTTGATTTTCGCGTCGTCGGCTTCGAACGCCGGCGCCGGCGCTTTGTCCGGCGTAGCGACAGGCGCGGGCGCCATATCCGGCGTGGCGAGCGGGGCCGACTTGACTTTGAGGTTGTTCACGACGTTTTTCACGCCCTTGACGTCGCGCGCCGTCCGCTCGGCCTGCGTCTTTGCGTTATCGGAATCGACTTGTCCCGACAGGGTTACGACACCATCCTTGACGGCTGCGGTAATGCCGGGAGCGGCCGCCGCGACTCTGGCTTGAACTTCGGAGCCGATCTTGTCGTCCTTCGGTGCGCAGCCGGCCAGCATGCCAGCCATGAGAAATACGAGAAAAAACCAATATTTACGGGGCGTAGCAATGGGCATGAAGAGCCTCCTTTTTGGTATGACGATTTTTTGCTTGGTAAGAATCGGAGAGGAATCGCGTGCACCATCGGCGGATACCGATAATGCCGGCAAATTATACTTCCCACACCGCGATAAGTGGGGCAGAAAGTTTACTCTGCTTGAGCATATTTGAAAGCGCCCTATTCCAAAAGCCGCTGCCGTCAATCCTCAGGCTCAGACTTTGCAGCGTCGTCATGCCACAGCCTGGCCTCGATCGCCGCCACCCGCAGCGAAGATCAGGCAGCTTACGGGGATGACGGTGGCGGCGAATATGATGATGTCCAGAAGGCTCATCGATTCTCTGCCGCGGTAGCTTCAGGCATGTCCTGCATTCACGTACGCGGCGCCTGCGCAAGAAGGCTCGCACGCTCCAGCATCGAGGAACGCGCGCCAACATCCTTCTCAAGCCGCTCGAGGCGCTTCGGCAGTTCGATCGCAAGCCATTGCAAATGATAATCCAGCTGAAGCTGGATCGAGTCCTGACCGTGTTGCTCCGCATAGTCCGGTTTAACCGGGCGCGGATCGGCCAGAATGGCAGCCGGCGCGCTCTCCGTGCGCGCTCCGTTGCCGTGGTCGCATCGAAAGACTGGGTCTGGCGTTCCTGTTCTCCTTTTCGTCCTTTCCTTAAAACTTGTCCGGGGAAAGTGACTCTTCGATCAAAATTTCCGCAGCAGCGCAAGGCGCGCGGATTCGAGAGCCGCCTCCGTCGCGCGCAGTTCACGCGCCAATTTATCGCTGGCGGCGATTTCCGCATCGGCCCGCGCTTTCAGCCTCCCTTCGGATTTGTGCAGCATCGCTTTGACGTGCTCGAAGTCATGCCGGAGGTGATCGATTAGCTCGCTTTCGTCGGACCTTTTTCGCTTTAGCGTGACGGTATCTTGCATGAATTTCCTCCTGTTTCCTCCCTGAAGCCATGGACTGGCCATAGGGCATAGCATGACCTCCCCCCGCATTTTGGTCTGTGCGATATCGCACGCTGGGCGCTGCGGCGCTAAGGATCTTGCGACGAGTTTGTCACTATGTGTTAAAACGCACATAATTGGACCTTGCGCCTGTGCGATATCCTCGCTATGACGCGAACGCGTGATTTCCGCCCCCTCATCGGAGAGCACTGTGCCTGATTCCAAGCCCCCACAATCGCCTTCAAACCATCTGCTCGCCGCCCTCCCCGAAAACGTTTTCCGGCGACTTGAGCCCTCGCTGGAGCCGGTCGATTTCAAGCTCGGCGACGTCATCTACGAACCCGGCGCAAAGTTGCAGCACGTCTATTTCCCCGTCACCTGCATCATTTCGTTGCTGTACACGATGGAAAACGGCGTCTCCGCCGAGATCGGCGTTGTCGGCAACGAAGGCCTGGTCGGCCTGGCTCTGTATATGGGCGGCGACACCATGCCGAACCGCGCCATCATCCAAAGCGCGGGCAGCGCGCTGCGCCTGCCGGCGAAAGCGCTTCAGGACGAATTCAAGCGCGGCGGCGAGATGCAGATCGCGCTGCTGCGCTTTACGCAGGCGCTGATCACGCAAATGTCGCAGACCGCGGTGTGCAATCAACTCCACACTCTCGATGAGCAACTGTGCCGCTGGCTGCTGTTGAGCCATGACCGGTTGCAGAACGACGAACTCGTGATGACGCAGGAATTGATGGCGAACATGCTCGGCGTGCGACGCGAAGGCGTCACCCTGGCTGCCGGACGACTGCAAAGCGCGGGCCTGATCCGCTACAACCGCGGGCGCGTCAACATCAACAACCGCACAGGCCTGGAAGAGGCGGTTTGCGAATGCTATCGCGTGGTGAAGCTCGAGTACGAACGACTGCTGAATGATCAAAGGGTACTCGCCTGACGGCCTCGCTTAAGTGCGATAGCGCACAGAACGCCGGCGCGGAAGCTGTCATGCTGATGGTGTAGTTCTGATCTCTACCTCCTTGAGATCCTTGAGGCGGTCGCCAGGCCGCCTCTTTTTTCTCTTGGTGGAACCCTGGTTTTGTTGCGCATTCTCATAGCATTCGTTCGTATAGCATTGAGCGTCAGCCCGTACCAAAGCACCAACATTACAGTCGCCGACATCCGGGAGTAACCAACTCTTCTTGACGTTGTCAGTTGGGAGTTTTCCCAATGACTACCCGGAGGAGATCGCCATGGCCCGCGCCAAAACCGAGCGGATACAAAACCGTCTCTTAGCCGCCCTGTCCCGCGCCGATTACAAAAAGTTGCTGCCCGATTTGCGGCGCGTCGAATTGACGTTGACCGACGAGTTGTATCGGGCCGGCGAAACCGTACGCCACGCCTGGTTTCCGGACAGCGGCATCGTTTCGCTGTTGTCCACGGCGCACAACCATTCCAGTGTGGAAATCGGCGTGGTCGGCAACGAAGGGATCGCCGGCGTGAATGTCTTTCTCGGCGTCGCCGTCACCAGGCATCGCGCGCTGGTGCAGGCGCAGGGCAGCGCCATGCGTATGAGCGCCGCCGCGCTGCGCAGGCACGTCGAACACAGCGCCGCGCTGCGCCGTCTGCTGATGCGCTACACGCACGCGCTGATGATGCAGATCGCGCAATCGGCGGTCTGCCTTCGCACTCACACGGTCGAGGAGCGCGCCGCGCGCTGGCTGCTGCTGACGCTGGATTTCGGGCAATCCGATGTCTTCAGCATGACTCAGGAGTTCATGGTGCCGATGCTCGGCGTACGCCGCGAACGCGTGACGCAAGCAGCGGGCAAGCTGCAGAAACAGGGGCTGATTCGTTATAGCCGTGGCGAGATCACGGTGCTCGACCGGCCGGGGTTGAAAGCAGCTGCGTGCGAGTGTTATCCCATCATCAGAGCCGAGTACGATTTTTTGCGGTAGGCGATTCGGTGAACCCGACGCTGATCGGTTTGCTCCCTCCCCACCTGCTGGAGAGGGCCGGGGTGGGGATGCCAAAAGAATCGCGGAAGCCGAAAACCATCGCTGCCGCTGCGGCCGCTCCTCACCCCCATCCCGGCGCGCGGACACGTCGCACGGACACGTTAGTGGCGTAGCCGCCAGTTTGCGGGGAGTGCGACTCGGCCGAACCCGGATCACGGCGAGCGAAGCTTTGGGGCGGAGCCGGGTTCGAAGGCGTCGCTCCCGCAAGCAGCTGCTTTGCAGTAATGTGTCGCGACGCCCCTCCCGCCCCGGATCGCTGCGCGAACGCCGTGTCGGCGGGGCACCGGCGAATCCGGCCGTCTGCAGGGGAGCGCGCCGGCCGGGGAAATGTGGATTGTCTCGCTGCGGCAGTGCGCGGAAAGCACGACACAGACGTTCAGCGCAGCGCCAGCGCCGCCGGCGATGCGCATGTGAAGTTGTCAAAACGACTTCAGGCGTGCGATCAGCGAGCTGAACGCAGGCCCTGCGGTTTACTTCAGATGAGCGTTGACCAGCTTCGTCATCTCGAACATCGAGACGGTTTTCTTGCCGCCGAAAATGGGCTTCAACTTGTCATCCGCGTTGATGTTGCGTTTGTTCTGGCTGTCTTGCAGGTTGTGGCTCTTGATGTATTCCCAGATCTTTTTCGTCACTTCGGTGCGCGGTATGGCCTTGCTTCCGATGATCGCGGCCAGATCGTCGCTGGGCTGCACGGGTTTCATGAAGCCGGCATTGGGTACGCGTTTCGCAGCGGTTTTGGCCGGCACTTTTTTATCCTGCGTTTTGGCGGGGCTTTTTTTAGGGGCTACTTTCCTGGCTGTTGGCATCGTCGGTATTCCTCTGGTTATGAAAGCGTCGTGGGCTGGCCGTTGCGGGCGTGTCTATTCCGCCCGCTCAACCGCTGCAGCGCGCGGAATTCTGCCAGATGTTACATCTACCGTGGCTGTAAAGGGAATTATTTCTGCCGTCCGTGACAGCGCAGTATTGCAGGACAAACTTTCGCGCTGTCGCGTTGCCAAATATTCGCATAACATAATCGCATCGTTCGAGCACGAGGCGGGCAGGGATTCAGCCTGGCCCGGACGATCCGACGGAATTCCGGACAGACGTTCCGGGTTGCGCAAGCCGGGGCTAGCGATGGTCAAAAAACTGCTGATCGCCATACTGCTTTTGATCCCGCTCGGCGCGGCCGGGCAGCTTCGCGAACTGCCGGATTTTACCGGTCTGGCCGAAAAGCAGGGGGCCGCGGTTGTCAACATCAGCACCATCAGCCAGGCGCGCCAACCGCGCGCCGGATACCCGGCCGTTCCCAATCTTCCCGAAGACGATCCTTTCTACGAATTCTTCAGGAAGTACGGACCGGGCGGCGAAGGCGCGCCGCGCGATTTCGAATCGAAGTCGCTGGGTTCGGGGTTCATCATCAGTGCCGACGGCTATGTCCTGACCAATGCCCATGTTGTGGCAATGGCTGATGAAATTACGGTCAAGCTGGTCGATAAGAGGGAATTCAAAGCGAAAGTCATCGGCGCCGATCGCCGCACCGACATCGCGCTGATCAAAATCGACGGCAGCGATCTGCCGCGGCTCAATTTCGGTGATCCGTCCGAACTCAAGGTCGGCGAGTGGGTGATCGCCATCGGCTCGCCGTTCGGTTTCGAAAATACCATGACCGCCGGTATTGTCAGCGCCAAGGGCCGGGCGCTGCCGCAGGACAGCTTCGTGCCGTTCATCCAGACCGACGTCGCGGTCAATCCCGGCAACTCGGGCGGGCCGCTGCTCAATCTGCGAGGCGAAGTCGTCGGCATCAATTCGCAAATCTACAGCCGCACCGGCGGCTTCATGGGTTTGTCGTTCGCGATCCCGATCGATGTCGCCGTCGACGTTTCGAATCAGCTGCGCACGAGCGGCCGCGTGCGTCGCGGCCGCATCGGCGTCGTGATTCAGGATGTGACGAAGGAACTCGCGCAATCGTTCGGCCTCCGTGTGCCGGAGGGGGCGCTCGTCAATTCGGTCGAAAGCGGCAGCCCGGGCGAAAAAGCCGGTCTCGCCGCGTCCGACATAATTCTCGCGTTCGATGGCAAGCCGGTCGCGACATCGGGTGATCTGCCGCGCGTCGTCGGCGCGACCAAACCCGGAAGCAGGGTTCCGGTGCAAATCTGGCGCAAAGGCAAAACCCGCAAATTGTCTGTGCTGGTCGGCGAAATTCCGGACGAACGGGTGGAAAAGCTTGCGCTGCGCAAACCGGTCGTGCCAGAGGCCGCGCCGCAAGCTGCCACGATGCTCGGCATGACGCTGGCCGAGTTGCCCGAAGCGCTGCGGGCAGCGACCAGCGTCGGCGTTCTCGTCGAAGACGCGCAGGGCGCCGCCGCACGAGCCGGTATCCGGCGCGGGGATATCCTGATCGCGATCAACGATCAGGACGTGAAATCAGCCGACCAGTTTGCCGCACTTGTCAAGGGCTACAAAAAAGGCCGCAGCATCGCGCTGCTGATTCAGCGCGGTGGAAGTTCGACTTATATTCCGCTGAAGATTGCGGAGTAGGAAATCCGGATCGGGCGCCGCTTGCCGCGCGCTCTCCGCCATCTGTGGCGACGCCGCCGCGATAATCCGATAAAATCCGGCTTTCGCAAGGGCACGGTCAGTGCCCTTTTTTCTGATCAGGGTTCCCTTGCAGCACATCCGCAACTTCTCCATCATCGCCCACATCGATCACGGTAAATCGACGCTCGCCGATCGCATCATCCAGTTGTGCGGCGGCCTTTCCGATCGCGAGATGGAAGCGCAGGTGCTCGATTCGATGGCGCTCGAGCGCGAACGCGGCATCACGATCAAGGCGCAGACCGCAGCGCTCGAATACCGTGCACGCGATGGCCAGACCTATCTTCTGAATTTGATCGACACGCCGGGCCACGTCGATTTTTCGTACGAAGTCTCGCGCTCGCTGGCGGCGTGCGAAGGCGCGCTCCTGGTCGTCGATGCGTCGCAGGGGGTCGAAGCGCAGACGGTTGCGAATTGCTATACGGCGATCGAGCAGGGCGTCGAAGTCGTACCCGTGCTGAACAAGATCGATCTGCCGTCAGCCGAGCCGGCGCGCGTGATCGAGGAAATCGAGGACATCGTCGGCATCCCGGCGCAAAACGCATTGCACGCCAGCGCCAAAACCGGGCTCGGCGTCACCGATATTCTGGAAGCCGTGATCGCTCGGATGCCGCCGCCGAGGGGCGATCGCGAAGCGCCGCTGCAGGCGTTGATCATCGATTCGTGGTTCGACAATTACGTCGGCGTGGTCATGCTGGTGCGCGTGTTTCAAGGCAGCCTGAAGCCGAAAGACAGGATTTTGCTGATGTCGAACGGCGCGCTCCATCTTTGCGAACAGGTCGGCGTATTCACGCCGAAAAGCACACCGCGGCCGCGGCTTTCGGCGGGCGAAGTCGGCTTCATTATCGCCGGCATCAAGGAATTGCAGTCAGCCAAGGTCGGCGACACCGTTACCCTGGCCGATCGGCGCGCCGCCGCGGCGCTTCCCGGTTTCCGCGAAATCAAGCCGCAGGTTTTCGCCGGGCTTTATCCGGTCGAATCGAATCAGTATGACGCGCTGCGCGACGCGCTGCAGAAGCTGCAATTGAACGATGCATCGCTGCGCTACGAGCCGGAAACGTCGCAGGCGCTGGGTTTTGGTTTCCGCTGCGGTTTCCTTGGTCTTTTGCACCTCGATATCGTGCAGGAACGGCTCGAGCGCGAATACGACATGGACCTGATCACGACGGCGCCGACCGTGGTCTATCAACTGCTGTTGCGCGACGGCACGGTCAGCGAAATCGAGAATCCATCGAAGCTTCCCGATCCTTCCAAGATCGAAGAAATCCGCGAGCCGATCATCACGACATCGATACTCGTGCCCCAGGATTATCTCGGCGCCGTCATCACCTTGTGCACGCAAAAGCGCGGCGCGCAACGCAATATGCAGTACCTGGGCCGCCAGGTGATGCTGACCTATGAAATTCCGCTGAACGAAGTCGTTGTCGATTTTTTCGACAAGCTGAAATCCGTGAGCCGCGGCTATGCCTCGATGGATTACGAGTTCAAGGAATTTCGCGCCGCCGACCTCGTCAAGCTCGACATCCTGATCAACGGCGACAAGGTCGATGCGCTATCGACGATCGTGCATCGCGCAGGCAGTCAATATCGCGGGCGCGATCTGGCGGCGCGCATGCAGAAGCTGATTCCGCGTCAGATGTTCGATGTCGCCGTGCAGGCCGCCATTGGTTCCCACATCATCGCCCGCGAAACCATCAAGGCGCTGCGCAAAAACGTGCTCGCCAAATGCTACGGCGGCGACATCACGCGCAAAAAGAAACTGCTCGAAAAGCAAAAAGCCGGTAAGAAACGCATGAAGCAGGTCGGCAATGTCGAGATTCCACAGGAAGCGTTTCTGGCGATCTTGCAAACGGAGAATAAATGAGGCGTGAGACGGGAATCGGGAATCGGATATCGGAGATTAGGGATCGCGGCCTGGCGATCGTGGTATGGGGTTTGGCGGTTGCGGTTTGCCGGTTCCCGATACCCTATACCCAATCCCCGGAATACAGGCCATGAACTTCGCCTGGATCATGTTTATCCTGCTGCTCGTGACGGGCAGCATCTGGTTGCTCGACCGTTGGGTTCTGCAAAGGTGGCGCGGGCCGGACGGCAAGGAGCCCTGGTGGGTCGAGTATCCGAAAAGTTTCTTTCCGGTCATCCTCATCGTTTTCGTATTGCGCTCGTTTCTGGTCGAGCCGTTCAAGATTCCGTCGGGCTCGATGATCCCGACCCTGCTGGTCGGCGATTTCATTCTGGTCAACAAATATGCATACGGTCTGCGCCTGCCAATCGTGAACATCAAGATCGTCGACGTCGGCGAGCCGGAACGGGGTGACGTGATGGTGTTCCGCTACCCGGAAAACCCGTCGCTCGATTACATCAAGCGTGTAATTGGCTTGCCCGGCGACAGGATCGAGTACCGGAACAAACGCTTTACGATCAATGGCGAACTGGTGCCTGTCCATCCCATAGGCGAGTACAGCTACGTCGAAAACGGTCTCGATTTCGTGACTTCTTTGCGCCGCGAGGAAAAGCTCGGCGAGCACCTTTATTCGACGCTGGTCCAACCCGACACGCCGAATCTGCAGCTTGCCGGCGTGCGCCAGTTTCCGCGGCGCGAAAATTGCGCTTACAATGACGCCGCCTTGAGTTGCACGGTGCCAGCGGGCCATTACTTCATGGTCGGCGATAATCGCGACAGCAGCTTCGACAGCCGCTACTGGGGCTTTGTCTCTGAGCGAAATATTGTCGGCAAGGCGTTCATCATCTGGTGGAATTTCGATGCGTTGAAACGCGTGGGCCAGCCAATAGACTGAGTGCCAGGCATTGCGCAGTCATCCGCGAAAGCGGGAATCCAGGATGTCAAAACGCCATCGGT from Burkholderiales bacterium carries:
- the lepB gene encoding signal peptidase I, whose product is MNFAWIMFILLLVTGSIWLLDRWVLQRWRGPDGKEPWWVEYPKSFFPVILIVFVLRSFLVEPFKIPSGSMIPTLLVGDFILVNKYAYGLRLPIVNIKIVDVGEPERGDVMVFRYPENPSLDYIKRVIGLPGDRIEYRNKRFTINGELVPVHPIGEYSYVENGLDFVTSLRREEKLGEHLYSTLVQPDTPNLQLAGVRQFPRRENCAYNDAALSCTVPAGHYFMVGDNRDSSFDSRYWGFVSERNIVGKAFIIWWNFDALKRVGQPID
- the lepA gene encoding elongation factor 4, with amino-acid sequence MQHIRNFSIIAHIDHGKSTLADRIIQLCGGLSDREMEAQVLDSMALERERGITIKAQTAALEYRARDGQTYLLNLIDTPGHVDFSYEVSRSLAACEGALLVVDASQGVEAQTVANCYTAIEQGVEVVPVLNKIDLPSAEPARVIEEIEDIVGIPAQNALHASAKTGLGVTDILEAVIARMPPPRGDREAPLQALIIDSWFDNYVGVVMLVRVFQGSLKPKDRILLMSNGALHLCEQVGVFTPKSTPRPRLSAGEVGFIIAGIKELQSAKVGDTVTLADRRAAAALPGFREIKPQVFAGLYPVESNQYDALRDALQKLQLNDASLRYEPETSQALGFGFRCGFLGLLHLDIVQERLEREYDMDLITTAPTVVYQLLLRDGTVSEIENPSKLPDPSKIEEIREPIITTSILVPQDYLGAVITLCTQKRGAQRNMQYLGRQVMLTYEIPLNEVVVDFFDKLKSVSRGYASMDYEFKEFRAADLVKLDILINGDKVDALSTIVHRAGSQYRGRDLAARMQKLIPRQMFDVAVQAAIGSHIIARETIKALRKNVLAKCYGGDITRKKKLLEKQKAGKKRMKQVGNVEIPQEAFLAILQTENK
- a CDS encoding DegQ family serine endoprotease; protein product: MVKKLLIAILLLIPLGAAGQLRELPDFTGLAEKQGAAVVNISTISQARQPRAGYPAVPNLPEDDPFYEFFRKYGPGGEGAPRDFESKSLGSGFIISADGYVLTNAHVVAMADEITVKLVDKREFKAKVIGADRRTDIALIKIDGSDLPRLNFGDPSELKVGEWVIAIGSPFGFENTMTAGIVSAKGRALPQDSFVPFIQTDVAVNPGNSGGPLLNLRGEVVGINSQIYSRTGGFMGLSFAIPIDVAVDVSNQLRTSGRVRRGRIGVVIQDVTKELAQSFGLRVPEGALVNSVESGSPGEKAGLAASDIILAFDGKPVATSGDLPRVVGATKPGSRVPVQIWRKGKTRKLSVLVGEIPDERVEKLALRKPVVPEAAPQAATMLGMTLAELPEALRAATSVGVLVEDAQGAAARAGIRRGDILIAINDQDVKSADQFAALVKGYKKGRSIALLIQRGGSSTYIPLKIAE
- a CDS encoding Crp/Fnr family transcriptional regulator, producing MARAKTERIQNRLLAALSRADYKKLLPDLRRVELTLTDELYRAGETVRHAWFPDSGIVSLLSTAHNHSSVEIGVVGNEGIAGVNVFLGVAVTRHRALVQAQGSAMRMSAAALRRHVEHSAALRRLLMRYTHALMMQIAQSAVCLRTHTVEERAARWLLLTLDFGQSDVFSMTQEFMVPMLGVRRERVTQAAGKLQKQGLIRYSRGEITVLDRPGLKAAACECYPIIRAEYDFLR
- a CDS encoding LysM peptidoglycan-binding domain-containing protein, with protein sequence MALTDKYQKLIISARQDKVADFSAREQDGVLYVTGKAPSEAVKQRLWDIYGEIDPDMRAADVVMNIDVAPAPTAKTGTATETTYTVQKGDSLSKIAKNYPGLTWQKIYEANKDQIKNPDLIHPGQKLKIPGK
- a CDS encoding BON domain-containing protein, encoding MPIATPRKYWFFLVFLMAGMLAGCAPKDDKIGSEVQARVAAAAPGITAAVKDGVVTLSGQVDSDNAKTQAERTARDVKGVKNVVNNLKVKSAPLATPDMAPAPVATPDKAPAPAFEADDAKIKNAVTANLEKVGVSGVDVQVQNGEVKLTGDIKRAQLQDAMKAANEAKPKKVVNEMTIK
- a CDS encoding Crp/Fnr family transcriptional regulator, which gives rise to MPDSKPPQSPSNHLLAALPENVFRRLEPSLEPVDFKLGDVIYEPGAKLQHVYFPVTCIISLLYTMENGVSAEIGVVGNEGLVGLALYMGGDTMPNRAIIQSAGSALRLPAKALQDEFKRGGEMQIALLRFTQALITQMSQTAVCNQLHTLDEQLCRWLLLSHDRLQNDELVMTQELMANMLGVRREGVTLAAGRLQSAGLIRYNRGRVNINNRTGLEEAVCECYRVVKLEYERLLNDQRVLA